CATCAAAAAGTCAAGCTAAATTAGATAGGAAAATCATGGGGCACGATCTCCTGATTGACACGGTGTTTTACTGTATTTTTGAACGGCGGCTTAGATGAGTTGTTGCTTCTAGTTTCGTGTATAACAGTATCAATGTATCACTTCGACGAAAGGTTTGAATAAATCAATTTGTTTGCAATGGATCAGGAAGGCCGACAATTAAGCGTTACTGCTGCAGCGGGGATTTTGTATAAATTCTTTGCTATCCTGTTGTCTTTTAAATTATGTTGGATCTTATGCCTCAACCATTGATAATCAAACAGACTGGTGTGATCGAAGAAACCGTTCGGGGTGTTGTGGATCGAGTTACATACCACAACGCTGATAACGGTTTTTCGATCCTGCGTATTCACCCCTTCAATAATCCGCACCAGCAGGAAACCGTTATTGTCCACCAGACAAAGGTGTTTGCCGGAGCGACCATGGAGTTCAGCGGGTACTGGACGGTTCACCCGAAGTTCGGGCGACAATTTCAAGCAGTAAAAGCTGTCGAGAAGAAGCCTGCTACCTCAGCAGCCCTGGAAAAATATCTGGGATCAGGGCTGATAAAAGGCGTTGGCCCTAAGACCGCCCGGAGCATTGTTGGTCATTTCGGCAAACAGACACTCGATGTCTTTGAAGAAGAGATCGAAAAGCTCACCGAGGTGCCGGGGATTGCCCTCAAGAAGCTGAAAATGATCAGTGCTGCTTGGACTGAGCATCGTGCGCTCCGGGAGGTAATGATGTTTCTGCAGGTACATGGAATCAGCACCCTTTTTGCGGTTAGAATTTATAAGCTCTATGGCGATAAGGCAATTAGCCACGTGACCGAGGACCCGTATCGACTGGCAAATGATTTTTATGGAATAGGGTTTTTCTCAGCAGATAAAGTAGCGTTGAGTATTGGCCTGGCGACTGATAGTCCCCAACGGATTATGGCTGGCGTCAAGCATGTGCTGGCTGCCAGTAGAGATTTCGGCCACTGTTACCTGACTGAGTCTCAAATAGGAGTTCAGGTTAAAGCGCTATTGCAGTTAGATCTTGAAGACAGGCTGCCGGATTTACTGGGACAAATGGAGCACGAAGGGCAGCTGATGGTTCGTCAGATTCTCTCTGCTGCAGGGATTACAGAGGCTTGCTATTATTCGAAATCCCTCTATTTTGATGAGCTGTTTGTGGCTGGAAAGGTGGCTGGTTGTGCAACTCCGCTCCACGTTGACAGGGAGAGGATTGAAAAATGGATTAGCCGTTACTGTATGTCAAAAGATATAGCCTTAAGTGGTGAACAGGCTGCTGCTGTTATGAGTATTGCCGGAGAAAGGTTTTCGGTGCTGACTGGTGGGCCTGGCACTGGTAAGACTACGACGACCCTGGTGATCGTCAAACTGCTTGAGGCGATGCAGTTGAGAGTGCTGCTTGCAGCGCCTACAGGACGAGCGGCTCAACGGATGAGTGAGGTTATTGGTCAGGAAGCAAAAACGATCCACCGCCTTTTAGAGTGGCAGCTTGGCAAATTTAAGAAGAACCAGGAGTCGCCGCTGGAGGTAGATTTTCTCATCGTTGACGAATGCTCTATGCTGGACATCAACCTGACGGCATCGCTCTTAAAAGCAGTCCCTGACACAAGCCAGGTTCTTTTTATCGGTGATGCTGACCAGCTCCCTTCAGTTGGCGCCGGCAACGTACTGAGAGATATGATTGGTTCCGGAAAGGTACCATGTTTCAAGCTGACTCAAATATTCCGGCAGGCCCAGGAGTCATTTATTATCCAATATGCCCATCAGATCAACAGCGGGGAAATACCTCATATCGATTCGCCATTCAAAAAACCGGAACTATGGCAAAATAAAATTGATTGCCTGTTTCTTGATTCAGAGGAAGCCACCAAAGAGCAGATATCATTTGTCGGAAAAGTTAAACGGTTCGGCGAGCTCAAGGCCTCTGAGACTGACAGTTCCACGGACTATGATGCCAGCCTCTACGAATTCCGAACCAGTGAGGTGATGGTTCCTTATGAGACAGAACTTGTTATCCCCAAGAAATTTCAGCATGTTAATTTAGAAGAGGTATGCAGGGCGGAAACTAAAGTTGACGAGTTGCTCTCGGTTTTGAAAAAGGTGCACCCCTGGTCATCACTGCATTACGGGTTGGCGGCCTCAGATATAATCAGGAAATTGTATCTGGAGTGGATACCGAAGTACTTCGGCCGAAACTGTGAAGTTCAGATTCTTTCACCAATGACCAGGGGCAGCCTCGGTACGGTCAGCCTCAATGGTATGATTCAGGCCTCGGCTAACCCTCCCTCTGAAGGGAAGAGTCAGTTACGAGTGGGTGAGAGAGTTTTCCGGGTTGGTGACAGGGTAATTCATCGGAGAAATAATTATGATCTCGGTGTCTATAACGGCGATATTGGCATCATCAAGGCAATTAACAATACGGAATTAACCTGTGTTATTGCCTTTTTCCCGGATAGCCGGGAAGTATTTTATCAAAAAGATGATATCGTGGAGTTGGATCTGGCCTACGCCATTACGATCCACAAATCTCAGGGCAGTGAATTTGAGGCGGTTATTATTCCGGTAACCACCCAGCATTTCAAGATGTTGTTCAGAAATCTCATCTATACCGGCCTTACCAGAGCCAGGAGGCTGGCTGTCTTTGTTGGTACACGAAAGGCGTTAGCCATGGCGGTCCAGAATCAGGATACCAGTCAGCGGCAAACAAACCTCAAGGAGTTGATCCGTGCTGGTGCTCAATCAGCTTTTTAATGGCCAGGTTGGCAATGGTCAACCCGAAGATACCAGTCAGGGTTGGGAGGCTTCCTAGAACTCTGCGCTTGCGGCCACGACCATGCTCCGGTAACGCATCATCGCACACCGTCTCCTCTTCTGGATCGATATATTCAAAAGTCACCTCCTCGGTTGAATAGACACAGGTGATTCCCTCGCCTATGCCACGCTTTCTAAGCGCCTTGCGTACCCGTCGGGCCAGGGGGCATTTGCTGGTTTCCATCAGATCACCGTATCGCACTAAGTTGGGTTCGGTTCGCAGCGCTGCACCCATCGATGAGATAACCTCGATCTTTTCTGACACGCAGGCGGTTAACAGAGAAACCTTTGGGTTAAGGGAATCAATAGCATCAATAAGCAGGTGGGGCCTGGGGTGTAAGACCTGTTCCATGCTTTCACTGTCGATGAACAACTCAAGGGCCTCCACCTGGCAGTGGGGGTTAATCTGCAGCACTCGCTGCAAGGCTGCCTGAACCTTGCTCATGCCAACCGTGTTTTCCAAGGCCAGAATCTGACGATTGATATTATGGTGGTGAATGCGGTCAAAATCAATAAGTCGAAGCTTGCCAACCCCCGCGCGGGCCAGACCCTCCATGACATGCCCGCCCACAGCACCGAGACCTGCTATGGTCACCATGCTTTTGGTAAGACGGTCAAAACGTTCAGGCCCAAGCAGCCGTTCAATGCGTAAAAATCTGTCCATTTTTCCAAACCTGAGCAGCGAACTGCTCAAGATCCATATCTTTAAGATCAGCCGCAAAGCGGTATAGTTTTGCAGTCATAGCGGGTGTACTATTGCTTTTCAGACCAGAGGCATCGCCAACCAGTGCGCCACAGTACATATCCGGGGCATCACTTTCCAAAAGAACCTTGTCAATGGGGGCGGCAATAAAAAGACGGCGCATTTTTTCGTTGCGGGGGTCAGCCAGCCGGCCTGAAAAGGATAGCAGGGCCCCCAGTTCAAGCAGCCTGTCCATAACCTCTTCTGAAGCACCAAACGCATGAATCATACATCCCGCCTCAAGTGGATAACTATCGGAAAGCATTTCCAGTAAACGCCCCCATCGACGGACGCAATGAACGGCAATTGGCCTTCGCATCTCAGAGGCCAAGGCTAACTGCATGGCAAAGACCTCCTCCTGGGCCGCAGGATTAATGTCTACCAACTTGCACAGGCCAATCTCGCCTACGCCCGCACCTGTCTTTTTTAATAGTTTGACAAAACGCTCTTGCCACCCCGATGTAACCTTGTGGGCCGACCAGGGATGTACTCCAAGCATGGGCACAACTGATGGATGTCTGTCAGCCAGCTCTATCACCTGATCCCAGTCTTTTTCGGAGGTTGCGCAACAGATCATTCGCTCAACACCCTCATTGAAGGCGGCGGTGATCAATTCGTCGACCTTTCCATTAAAGCGCTTATCCTGCAGATGCAGGTGGGCGTCGAGCAATTTCATGTGGTATCAACCTTGAGATCCTGTACGAAGAGCTTTTGACATGAAAAGGGATCAAGAAAAGGAGAAGCCTTAAAAGAGTGTTTTTACAGGCTAATACACATCAATATGGCATGACTGGCAGTAACTTTTAGTATGGCATATCCTGCAGTTAAATGTAGGTGCAACTTTTGTATGTTTTTTATTCCAGTCGTCTGTGTGATTGTCTGGTGCAGCATCTGGCGAAAACCCTTCGTGGCATTTTTCACACTGGGCAGCAAAATGAAAACGATGGGCTCTTTCTCGTACTCGAAACCTGCCTGCTTCTGTGCGAATAATGCCTATATCAACAATTTCATCGAGCATGTCCCCGTGGCAAATGAAACATATACCCTCCAATGCTTTGGTGTGAGATAAAATGTTGCGAGGTTTATTGCCCATGCGAAGGGGGATTTTAAATTCATCCCCCACTTTTTCTATAGATTTATGGCATACACCGCAGGTGTGCTCGGTTATTTCAAATACTTCTATTGATTCTCGGTGGCAACTTACACAAACATCATGACCGAGCATTTTATAGACACCATTTTTTAATTTTGAGTGGCACGCATCACACGCAATGCCCTGGCCTTCGACATGAATGTAATGGCGAAATTCTACATCGGTATG
This region of Desulfobulbaceae bacterium genomic DNA includes:
- a CDS encoding AAA family ATPase, whose translation is MPQPLIIKQTGVIEETVRGVVDRVTYHNADNGFSILRIHPFNNPHQQETVIVHQTKVFAGATMEFSGYWTVHPKFGRQFQAVKAVEKKPATSAALEKYLGSGLIKGVGPKTARSIVGHFGKQTLDVFEEEIEKLTEVPGIALKKLKMISAAWTEHRALREVMMFLQVHGISTLFAVRIYKLYGDKAISHVTEDPYRLANDFYGIGFFSADKVALSIGLATDSPQRIMAGVKHVLAASRDFGHCYLTESQIGVQVKALLQLDLEDRLPDLLGQMEHEGQLMVRQILSAAGITEACYYSKSLYFDELFVAGKVAGCATPLHVDRERIEKWISRYCMSKDIALSGEQAAAVMSIAGERFSVLTGGPGTGKTTTTLVIVKLLEAMQLRVLLAAPTGRAAQRMSEVIGQEAKTIHRLLEWQLGKFKKNQESPLEVDFLIVDECSMLDINLTASLLKAVPDTSQVLFIGDADQLPSVGAGNVLRDMIGSGKVPCFKLTQIFRQAQESFIIQYAHQINSGEIPHIDSPFKKPELWQNKIDCLFLDSEEATKEQISFVGKVKRFGELKASETDSSTDYDASLYEFRTSEVMVPYETELVIPKKFQHVNLEEVCRAETKVDELLSVLKKVHPWSSLHYGLAASDIIRKLYLEWIPKYFGRNCEVQILSPMTRGSLGTVSLNGMIQASANPPSEGKSQLRVGERVFRVGDRVIHRRNNYDLGVYNGDIGIIKAINNTELTCVIAFFPDSREVFYQKDDIVELDLAYAITIHKSQGSEFEAVIIPVTTQHFKMLFRNLIYTGLTRARRLAVFVGTRKALAMAVQNQDTSQRQTNLKELIRAGAQSAF
- a CDS encoding tRNA threonylcarbamoyladenosine dehydratase encodes the protein MDRFLRIERLLGPERFDRLTKSMVTIAGLGAVGGHVMEGLARAGVGKLRLIDFDRIHHHNINRQILALENTVGMSKVQAALQRVLQINPHCQVEALELFIDSESMEQVLHPRPHLLIDAIDSLNPKVSLLTACVSEKIEVISSMGAALRTEPNLVRYGDLMETSKCPLARRVRKALRKRGIGEGITCVYSTEEVTFEYIDPEEETVCDDALPEHGRGRKRRVLGSLPTLTGIFGLTIANLAIKKLIEHQHGSTP
- a CDS encoding TatD family hydrolase: MKLLDAHLHLQDKRFNGKVDELITAAFNEGVERMICCATSEKDWDQVIELADRHPSVVPMLGVHPWSAHKVTSGWQERFVKLLKKTGAGVGEIGLCKLVDINPAAQEEVFAMQLALASEMRRPIAVHCVRRWGRLLEMLSDSYPLEAGCMIHAFGASEEVMDRLLELGALLSFSGRLADPRNEKMRRLFIAAPIDKVLLESDAPDMYCGALVGDASGLKSNSTPAMTAKLYRFAADLKDMDLEQFAAQVWKNGQIFTH